A genomic segment from Treponema sp. Marseille-Q3903 encodes:
- a CDS encoding PTS sugar transporter subunit IIA: MIDENVDIAQLIRKGGVLKNIEGKTPEEIYAKVCKMIDLPEEMTSDQVYSALCAREQVLSTAVGNGIALPHSRSPIIKEKKDQRICVVYLKTPIDMHAPDERSVYVMFILLTQNSQFHLKVLSSLAALFRNCKFRKTLEAQADEAEIEEQIKELA, translated from the coding sequence ATGATAGATGAAAACGTTGATATAGCGCAGTTGATTCGCAAAGGCGGAGTATTAAAAAATATTGAAGGAAAAACGCCTGAAGAAATTTATGCAAAAGTCTGTAAGATGATAGATTTGCCTGAGGAAATGACATCCGACCAAGTTTACAGTGCGCTGTGTGCTCGCGAACAAGTGTTAAGTACAGCTGTTGGTAATGGGATTGCACTTCCTCATTCGCGCTCCCCGATTATAAAAGAGAAAAAAGACCAGAGGATATGTGTAGTTTATTTAAAAACTCCGATCGATATGCACGCTCCGGATGAAAGAAGTGTTTATGTTATGTTTATTCTTCTTACGCAGAATTCTCAGTTTCATCTAAAAGTATTATCGTCTTTGGCTGCTTTGTTTAGAAATTGTAAATTTAGAAAAACGCTCGAAGCTCAGGCTGATGAAGCTGAAATCGAAGAGCAAATCAAAGAGCTCGCTTAA
- the pyrH gene encoding UMP kinase, with amino-acid sequence MVKVLSVGGSIIVPNNPDVEFLSNFVLMVTEWLEEDKNRRLILVAGGGAPARVYQNAYNEVASKIGAKADANAADWIGIMATRINAQLLKASFGSYCKDDVVYNPTEENLQFTGQVLVASGWKPGFSTDTDAVYLGEKFGAKTIVNLSNIEKVYTDDPRKNPNAKPLDSISWADFRKMTGDEWTPGKNCPFDPIASKKASQLGMKVICAGGKNIPNIKAILNDREYVGTTIG; translated from the coding sequence ATGGTGAAAGTTTTGAGTGTCGGCGGTTCAATCATCGTTCCGAATAATCCGGATGTGGAATTTCTTTCAAATTTTGTTTTAATGGTGACAGAGTGGCTTGAAGAAGATAAAAATCGTCGCCTTATCCTTGTTGCCGGCGGTGGAGCTCCGGCTCGTGTTTATCAAAACGCATACAATGAAGTTGCATCTAAAATAGGAGCTAAAGCAGACGCAAATGCCGCCGATTGGATTGGCATTATGGCAACTCGAATAAATGCTCAGCTTTTGAAGGCAAGTTTTGGCTCATATTGCAAAGACGATGTAGTTTACAATCCGACTGAAGAAAACTTACAGTTCACAGGGCAAGTTCTTGTCGCAAGCGGATGGAAACCAGGATTTTCTACCGACACAGATGCCGTTTACCTTGGAGAAAAATTCGGGGCAAAGACTATCGTAAATCTCTCAAATATCGAAAAAGTTTATACAGATGACCCGCGCAAAAATCCGAACGCAAAGCCTCTTGATTCAATCTCTTGGGCTGATTTTAGAAAGATGACAGGAGATGAGTGGACTCCCGGAAAAAATTGTCCGTTTGACCCGATTGCATCAAAAAAAGCATCTCAGCTTGGGATGAAAGTTATATGTGCCGGCGGAAAAAATATTCCCAATATCAAAGCGATTTTAAATGACCGGGAATATGTTGGAACTACAATAGGTTGA
- a CDS encoding MBL fold metallo-hydrolase, which produces MKLQFLGTGTSHGVPVIACDCPVCKSTDFHDKRFRSSVYITADDGKCILIDVGPDFRMQALNFNIRKIDAVLLTHAHADHLHGIDDLRIFSCEVSNNSDNKNDKYNAPPIPIYTNSETAKDISFRFGYLFKEVTEGGGHAKILVKSVSNKFKIGETTITPLPMMHGHLPTTGWLVTTKENNSIAYLTDCNYISDDSIALIHKNCGKLKHLVIDGLRIKKHSTHFNYLDALQASSKIGGENIWLTHMAHNSSHEETAAYLDEHRKDFPELENADTILPAYDGLTIQC; this is translated from the coding sequence ATGAAGTTACAATTTTTGGGTACCGGAACAAGTCACGGCGTTCCTGTAATTGCCTGTGACTGCCCTGTTTGTAAATCTACAGATTTTCATGATAAAAGATTCAGAAGCTCTGTTTATATAACGGCAGATGACGGCAAGTGCATTTTGATTGATGTTGGACCGGACTTCAGGATGCAGGCGCTCAATTTCAACATAAGAAAAATCGACGCAGTTCTTTTGACACACGCACACGCAGACCATCTTCACGGAATAGATGACTTAAGGATATTTTCATGCGAAGTTTCAAACAATTCTGATAATAAAAACGATAAGTACAATGCTCCGCCAATTCCGATCTACACAAACTCGGAGACCGCAAAAGATATTTCATTCAGATTCGGCTATTTGTTCAAAGAAGTGACTGAAGGCGGCGGGCACGCAAAGATTTTAGTGAAAAGCGTTTCAAATAAATTCAAAATCGGAGAGACTACAATTACACCGCTCCCGATGATGCACGGGCACCTTCCGACGACAGGCTGGCTTGTCACAACAAAGGAAAACAACTCAATCGCTTACCTTACAGACTGCAACTACATAAGCGATGATTCAATCGCTCTGATTCATAAAAACTGTGGGAAACTAAAGCACCTCGTCATTGACGGATTGCGAATAAAAAAACATTCAACACATTTCAATTATCTAGACGCATTGCAAGCATCATCAAAAATCGGCGGAGAAAATATCTGGCTCACTCACATGGCGCACAATTCTTCGCACGAAGAAACTGCCGCTTATCTTGATGAACACCGCAAAGATTTTCCTGAATTAGAGAACGCTGATACAATCTTGCCGGCTTATGACGGGCTGACAATTCAATGTTAA
- the uvrB gene encoding excinuclease ABC subunit UvrB: MRKFEVVSQFEPSGDQGQAIEKLSKGFLRGDKFQTLKGVTGSGKTFTMAKIIEKVQRPTLIISHNKTLSAQLYREFKSFFPNNAVEYFVSYYDYYQPEAYVAARDLYIEKDCDINREIDQMRLKATYSLMERRDVIVVATVSCIYGLGMPDVYKGMRVHVEKGHSFDIKKFADSLISMQYTRNDNILERGNFRIKGDVIEVFPPYMETDEAYRILLDWDQVAEIQRFDALNRNTIEELDETVFYPAKHFVVPRDALIEATNRIQNEMEVRVEELRSMGKILEAERLKTRTTYDIEMLREMGICPGIENYSGPISGRKRGEPPATLLHYFPDDFLCMIDEAHVTVPQIGAMYEGDRSRKQNLIDFGFRLPSAFDNRPLKKAEFDAKMNQIIYVTATPRPEEVKQSTQVVEQLIRPTGLLDPVIEVRPSEGQMEDIFREVKDKVEKHERSLILTLTKKMAEDLTDYLTELNLKVRYIHSEIDTFERVEILKSLRTGEIDILIGINLLREGIDLPEVSFIAILDADKIGFLRSTTSLIQIIGRAARNADGKVVMYADHKSPAMEEAIKETKHRREIQEAYNKEHGITPKTISKAVEDILVHEKSDADAEAKMQLDVLKKEANLFNPSERRKLIKALTKEMSDCADRMEYEQAAAIRDQIRDIENIYGK; encoded by the coding sequence ATGAGAAAATTTGAGGTAGTTTCCCAATTTGAGCCGAGCGGAGACCAAGGACAGGCGATAGAAAAACTGTCAAAAGGTTTTTTACGCGGAGATAAGTTCCAGACTTTAAAAGGAGTCACGGGTTCTGGAAAAACTTTTACTATGGCAAAAATCATAGAAAAAGTTCAACGCCCGACATTGATTATCAGCCACAACAAGACTCTTTCTGCGCAGCTTTACCGCGAGTTCAAATCATTTTTTCCGAACAACGCCGTAGAATATTTTGTTTCATATTACGATTATTATCAACCTGAAGCGTATGTTGCCGCCAGAGATTTGTATATCGAAAAAGATTGTGACATCAACCGTGAAATTGACCAGATGCGGCTTAAAGCAACTTATAGCCTTATGGAAAGGCGTGATGTAATTGTAGTTGCAACTGTCTCTTGTATCTATGGGCTTGGTATGCCGGATGTATACAAAGGGATGCGTGTCCACGTTGAAAAGGGACACAGCTTTGACATAAAAAAGTTCGCCGATTCTCTTATTTCAATGCAGTATACAAGAAACGACAATATCCTTGAGCGCGGTAATTTTAGAATCAAAGGCGATGTGATAGAAGTTTTCCCGCCATACATGGAAACCGATGAAGCGTACAGAATTCTTCTCGATTGGGATCAAGTTGCCGAAATACAGCGTTTTGATGCCTTGAATCGAAATACAATTGAAGAACTCGACGAGACTGTTTTTTATCCTGCAAAGCACTTTGTCGTGCCGCGCGACGCTTTGATAGAAGCGACAAATCGTATTCAAAATGAGATGGAAGTGCGGGTTGAAGAACTTCGTTCTATGGGAAAAATTCTAGAAGCCGAGCGACTTAAGACACGCACAACTTATGACATCGAAATGCTCAGAGAGATGGGCATCTGTCCCGGAATCGAAAATTATTCCGGTCCGATTTCAGGGCGTAAACGAGGGGAGCCGCCTGCAACGCTTCTACATTATTTTCCTGATGATTTTTTGTGCATGATAGATGAGGCGCACGTCACAGTCCCGCAAATTGGAGCGATGTACGAAGGTGACCGCAGCCGTAAACAAAATTTAATAGATTTCGGATTTCGCCTTCCATCGGCATTTGATAATCGACCGCTCAAAAAAGCTGAATTCGATGCAAAGATGAATCAGATTATCTATGTAACTGCAACACCCCGTCCGGAAGAAGTAAAACAAAGTACGCAAGTTGTAGAACAGCTCATCCGCCCGACAGGGCTCCTTGACCCTGTCATCGAAGTCCGCCCGAGCGAAGGTCAGATGGAAGATATTTTTAGAGAAGTCAAAGATAAAGTCGAAAAACACGAACGCAGCCTTATCCTGACGTTGACAAAGAAAATGGCTGAAGATTTGACAGATTATCTTACAGAACTCAACCTTAAAGTAAGGTATATTCACTCTGAGATAGATACATTTGAACGCGTTGAAATTCTAAAATCACTGCGCACCGGAGAAATTGATATTTTAATAGGAATCAACTTGCTCCGAGAAGGCATAGATTTGCCAGAAGTTTCGTTTATCGCAATTCTCGACGCCGACAAAATCGGGTTTTTACGTTCGACAACTTCTCTTATTCAGATTATTGGACGTGCCGCCCGCAATGCAGATGGTAAAGTTGTCATGTATGCAGACCACAAGAGTCCAGCAATGGAAGAAGCGATCAAAGAGACTAAACATCGTCGTGAAATTCAGGAAGCATACAATAAAGAACATGGCATTACACCAAAAACAATCTCAAAGGCTGTTGAAGATATCCTTGTTCATGAAAAATCAGATGCTGACGCAGAAGCAAAAATGCAACTTGATGTTTTGAAAAAAGAAGCAAATTTGTTTAATCCAAGCGAAAGGCGCAAACTTATAAAAGCGTTGACAAAAGAGATGTCAGATTGTGCTGACAGAATGGAATACGAACAAGCTGCGGCGATCAGAGATCAAATTCGTGATATAGAAAACATTTACGGGAAATAG
- the radC gene encoding DNA repair protein RadC, which produces MEMNLVYPLYNCKKDKPDVREKVLKHGINFTFDVELIMLILGSGNKKMPITVMAQKIIDILDRSNKDDVVENLLELKGIGQGKALAIVAALELGRRRNNHLKAPIRTASDVVPFVKNYAVSLKEHFLLITLNGGYEIIQIHVISVGTLNRTLIHPREIFCEAIKENAAAIIVCHNHPSGNCLPSDEDIETTKILLSASEIIGIKLLDHIIIDCESYFSFAEHKLLFYGDK; this is translated from the coding sequence ATGGAAATGAATCTTGTTTATCCGCTTTACAATTGCAAAAAAGACAAACCCGACGTGCGAGAAAAGGTTTTGAAGCATGGAATAAATTTTACGTTTGATGTTGAACTTATCATGCTTATTTTGGGTTCCGGCAATAAAAAAATGCCTATCACAGTTATGGCACAAAAAATCATCGACATCCTCGACCGCTCAAACAAAGATGACGTTGTTGAAAATCTGCTTGAGCTCAAGGGAATCGGGCAGGGAAAAGCTCTGGCTATAGTTGCAGCTTTAGAACTTGGCAGGCGGCGGAACAATCATCTGAAAGCCCCTATAAGAACTGCATCTGATGTTGTGCCGTTTGTAAAAAATTATGCAGTCAGCTTAAAAGAACATTTTCTTTTGATAACGTTAAACGGCGGCTATGAAATTATCCAAATTCATGTGATATCTGTTGGAACGCTGAATAGAACGCTTATTCACCCACGTGAAATTTTTTGTGAAGCGATTAAAGAAAATGCGGCTGCAATTATCGTCTGTCACAATCATCCGTCGGGGAATTGCCTCCCATCCGATGAAGATATTGAAACTACAAAGATTTTGCTCAGCGCTTCCGAAATTATCGGAATAAAATTGCTTGACCACATCATAATTGACTGTGAAAGCTATTTTAGTTTTGCAGAACACAAACTATTGTTCTATGGTGACAAGTGA
- the tkt gene encoding transketolase encodes MDKKGVEAVALSIRSLSMDAIQKANSGHPGLPLGAAELGAVLYGEIMKHNPSNSKWPDRDRFVLSAGHGSMLLYSILHLAGYKVSMDDIKTFRQVGSKCPGHPEYGDTDGVECTGGPLGQGVSMAVGMAIAEQMLAAKFNTPKYTIVDHYTYSLVGEGCLQEGVASEACSLAGNLKLGKLIVFYDQNKISIDGCTDITFTDDIEKRYEAYGWQVLKGSMYDVEEIVKLVAEAKKCSDKPSLIMLKSVIGKGAPKQNTADVHGAPLGVDGIIEAKKTLGLPIDKDFYVVPEAYKYFEDKKTSFAKAESDWNSNFAAWTKENPELKKLWDAYHTDAVTDETVKDVEYKVGDACATRDASGKALNVIAARYANLVGGSADLMGPNKTAFKATDNGTFSPENRAGRTIEFGIREFAMSAVCAGISLHGGLRPFCATFLVFADYLRASLRVVSLMKQPVIYVFTHDSIYVGEDGPTHQPIETMTSLRGIPGVQVIRPGDPEESMEAWKIAYASKNHPVCMAFTRQALAVYQKADKNWKENMAKNGAYVVQEGSSNPDITILASGSEVNMALDAAKQVSGKSIRVVSVPDLKKFENLSKQEQAKITGNAKRIVCTEAGISMEWLQFTTKENCFCLDQFGTSGPANKVAEYFHFTADDFAKLLKK; translated from the coding sequence ATGGATAAAAAAGGAGTTGAGGCAGTTGCACTTTCAATACGCAGCTTGTCTATGGACGCTATTCAAAAAGCAAATTCAGGACATCCGGGACTTCCGCTCGGGGCGGCAGAATTAGGCGCAGTTTTATATGGCGAAATCATGAAACACAATCCCTCAAATTCAAAATGGCCTGATAGGGATCGTTTTGTGCTATCTGCCGGACATGGCTCTATGCTGCTTTACTCAATCCTTCATCTTGCCGGATATAAAGTTTCTATGGACGATATAAAAACATTCCGCCAAGTCGGCTCAAAATGTCCGGGTCACCCTGAATATGGAGATACGGATGGTGTTGAGTGTACAGGAGGTCCTCTTGGGCAGGGTGTTTCAATGGCTGTAGGAATGGCGATCGCCGAACAGATGCTCGCTGCGAAATTCAACACACCAAAATATACAATCGTTGATCACTATACATATTCTTTGGTTGGGGAAGGCTGCCTTCAAGAAGGCGTTGCCTCAGAAGCTTGTTCGCTGGCAGGAAACCTTAAACTTGGAAAACTGATTGTATTTTACGACCAGAATAAAATTTCAATCGACGGTTGCACAGATATTACGTTTACAGATGATATTGAAAAACGTTACGAAGCGTACGGCTGGCAGGTTTTGAAAGGCAGCATGTATGATGTCGAAGAAATCGTAAAACTCGTTGCAGAAGCAAAGAAGTGCTCAGATAAACCGTCTTTGATTATGCTCAAGTCAGTGATTGGTAAAGGTGCTCCAAAGCAGAATACAGCTGATGTTCACGGTGCTCCGCTAGGAGTTGACGGCATTATCGAAGCTAAGAAAACTCTTGGACTTCCAATTGATAAAGACTTCTACGTTGTCCCGGAGGCATACAAATATTTTGAAGATAAAAAAACATCATTTGCTAAAGCCGAATCTGACTGGAATTCGAATTTTGCCGCTTGGACAAAAGAAAATCCTGAGCTCAAAAAACTCTGGGATGCTTATCATACAGACGCTGTAACAGACGAAACCGTAAAAGATGTTGAATACAAAGTTGGAGATGCTTGCGCAACAAGAGACGCTTCAGGAAAAGCCTTAAATGTAATAGCTGCACGTTACGCAAACCTCGTCGGAGGTTCTGCTGACTTGATGGGACCTAACAAGACTGCATTCAAGGCGACTGACAACGGAACTTTCAGTCCAGAAAATCGTGCCGGACGTACAATTGAATTCGGTATCAGAGAATTTGCGATGTCTGCTGTTTGTGCAGGAATATCATTGCATGGGGGACTCCGCCCATTCTGTGCTACATTCTTAGTATTTGCAGATTATCTCCGGGCATCACTCCGCGTTGTCTCTTTGATGAAACAGCCTGTTATATACGTATTTACACACGATTCAATCTATGTAGGAGAAGACGGTCCTACACATCAGCCAATTGAAACAATGACTTCACTGCGTGGAATTCCCGGAGTTCAAGTTATCAGACCTGGTGACCCTGAAGAATCAATGGAAGCGTGGAAGATTGCTTATGCTTCTAAAAATCATCCTGTCTGTATGGCATTTACACGCCAAGCTCTTGCAGTTTACCAAAAAGCTGATAAAAACTGGAAAGAAAATATGGCTAAAAACGGTGCGTACGTTGTACAAGAAGGTTCTTCAAACCCTGATATCACAATTTTGGCGAGTGGTTCTGAAGTCAACATGGCCCTCGACGCTGCAAAACAAGTTAGCGGAAAATCGATTCGCGTTGTTTCAGTCCCTGACTTGAAGAAGTTCGAAAATCTTTCAAAACAAGAACAGGCAAAAATTACAGGAAACGCAAAACGTATAGTTTGTACCGAAGCCGGAATTTCTATGGAATGGCTTCAATTCACGACAAAAGAAAACTGTTTTTGTCTTGATCAATTTGGCACATCAGGACCTGCGAATAAAGTTGCTGAATATTTTCACTTTACAGCAGACGATTTTGCAAAATTGTTGAAGAAATAG
- a CDS encoding glucosaminidase domain-containing protein, with the protein MKAFLRKSSFHFLLFLSVFFNLLFFSCRTIPENQANRHFIIYISRNLTDKGYLTAKQLADFFIKNNADEDYDHILEFAQMYIDEAEMENINSDIAFAQMCLETGFLKFGGLVQSDFHNYCGLGAIDSENPGEKFETERLGIRAHIQHLHAYATTEDVQLNNELTDPRYSWPHRTKLARTIDELAGTWAIDPEYGKKLEGIIKRMSVEE; encoded by the coding sequence ATGAAAGCTTTTTTGAGAAAATCATCATTTCACTTTTTGCTGTTTTTAAGCGTTTTTTTTAATCTTCTCTTTTTTTCGTGTAGGACAATTCCCGAAAATCAGGCAAACAGACATTTTATCATTTATATTTCCAGAAACCTCACTGATAAAGGCTATTTGACAGCGAAGCAACTCGCCGATTTTTTTATCAAAAACAATGCCGATGAAGATTACGACCACATTTTGGAATTTGCCCAAATGTATATAGATGAAGCTGAAATGGAAAATATCAATTCAGATATTGCGTTTGCCCAGATGTGCCTTGAAACAGGATTTTTGAAATTCGGAGGACTCGTGCAGAGTGACTTCCACAACTATTGCGGGCTCGGTGCAATAGATTCAGAGAATCCCGGTGAAAAATTTGAAACAGAGCGGCTCGGAATACGCGCACACATTCAGCATCTTCACGCTTATGCAACTACCGAAGATGTTCAGCTCAACAACGAATTGACAGACCCAAGATACAGTTGGCCGCACAGAACAAAACTTGCACGGACAATTGACGAGTTGGCAGGCACTTGGGCTATAGACCCTGAATACGGTAAAAAACTTGAAGGAATTATAAAGCGGATGTCTGTTGAAGAATAA
- a CDS encoding S1C family serine protease, whose translation MKLYSRDQLIKCTLTGIFAAIVVTSIIAYKINKSTNQKSDSVSQTSYSDDEASKTSKVDESVTIQENQPPILPVASDSSYSQTESQNINVYSLCNEAVVNINTKVTAYDWFLEPYVQDGGSGSGSIIDKRGYILTNVHVIQDATKIYVSLFDGTQYEAEVVGQDLDSDLAVIKFNPPSGMTLKTISFGDSGSLKVGQRVIAIGNPFGLERTMTTGIVSGLGRPIQNSNNRIIRNMIQTDAAINPGNSGGPLLDTNGRMIGINTMIKSSSGSSSGVGFAVPSETAVRVVADLIKYGKVQRGKIDATIIQMSSRIAQYSRLDISTGVLVSEVKKGGQAEKGGLKGGSEAAYYGSRRDIIYIGGDVITKIDNISVGTLADYYSALESKKTGDIVTVTVRRNKKDVQLKIQLVES comes from the coding sequence ATGAAACTTTATTCAAGAGATCAATTGATAAAATGCACATTGACAGGCATTTTTGCTGCAATAGTTGTAACGTCTATCATTGCTTATAAAATCAACAAATCGACAAATCAAAAATCGGATTCTGTCTCACAGACTTCTTATTCTGATGATGAGGCTTCCAAGACTTCAAAGGTGGACGAGAGTGTAACTATTCAAGAAAATCAGCCGCCGATTTTACCTGTCGCAAGCGACTCGTCTTATTCGCAGACTGAGTCTCAGAATATAAACGTCTATTCCCTTTGCAACGAAGCTGTAGTCAACATAAATACGAAAGTCACCGCTTATGACTGGTTTTTGGAACCTTATGTTCAAGACGGTGGAAGCGGAAGCGGTTCAATCATCGATAAACGAGGATATATCCTCACAAATGTTCACGTGATTCAGGACGCAACAAAAATTTATGTTTCACTTTTCGACGGGACTCAGTACGAGGCTGAAGTTGTCGGTCAAGATTTAGACAGTGACCTTGCTGTAATCAAATTTAATCCTCCATCGGGAATGACTCTTAAGACAATTTCATTTGGAGATTCAGGAAGTCTCAAAGTCGGTCAGCGTGTTATTGCAATCGGAAACCCGTTCGGTCTTGAGAGAACGATGACAACAGGAATTGTTTCCGGACTCGGCAGACCTATTCAAAATTCAAACAACAGAATCATCCGCAATATGATTCAGACTGATGCCGCAATCAATCCTGGAAACTCGGGCGGACCTTTGTTAGATACAAATGGGCGCATGATTGGCATAAACACGATGATAAAATCAAGCTCAGGAAGTTCTTCGGGAGTTGGATTTGCCGTACCTTCAGAAACTGCCGTCAGAGTTGTTGCAGATTTGATCAAATATGGTAAAGTTCAACGAGGAAAGATTGACGCAACAATCATTCAGATGAGCAGCAGAATTGCACAGTATTCAAGGCTCGATATTTCGACAGGAGTTCTGGTATCCGAAGTTAAAAAAGGCGGACAAGCAGAAAAAGGCGGACTTAAAGGTGGTTCAGAAGCCGCTTATTATGGTTCTCGCCGCGACATCATATACATTGGTGGCGATGTAATAACAAAAATCGATAATATTTCAGTAGGCACTCTAGCTGATTATTATTCTGCACTCGAAAGCAAAAAAACAGGAGATATTGTCACAGTTACCGTGCGCCGCAACAAAAAAGATGTTCAGCTCAAAATACAACTTGTGGAAAGCTGA
- the rpmB gene encoding 50S ribosomal protein L28, whose product MSRMCDVCGKGVMSGNKVSKSYNHTRRTWRPNLHSVKAALPNGEVRTIKVCSSCLSRGFFEKKVRVPKAAEVSQN is encoded by the coding sequence ATGTCTAGAATGTGTGATGTTTGCGGAAAAGGCGTTATGTCCGGTAATAAAGTTAGTAAATCTTACAACCATACTCGCAGAACTTGGAGACCAAACCTCCACAGTGTAAAAGCTGCTCTTCCTAACGGAGAAGTAAGAACTATTAAAGTTTGCTCAAGTTGTCTCAGCCGTGGTTTCTTTGAAAAGAAAGTAAGAGTGCCAAAGGCTGCTGAAGTTTCTCAAAACTAA
- a CDS encoding PEGA domain-containing protein encodes MKKYLITLIVSLILILSSACCLFAEETVADESKIERLFIEDLEPQSISQISSDDAQIIIASNQWHSQIYLNNIYHGNTKLKIANLMPGEYVLQLQKNEKSSKKYYITVKKGYALLYYVEF; translated from the coding sequence ATGAAAAAATATCTCATCACTCTGATTGTTTCGCTGATCTTAATTTTATCAAGTGCATGCTGTCTTTTTGCAGAAGAAACTGTAGCTGACGAAAGTAAGATAGAACGTTTGTTTATAGAAGACCTCGAGCCACAATCAATCAGCCAGATATCGTCGGACGACGCTCAAATTATAATAGCGTCAAATCAGTGGCATTCTCAGATTTATTTAAATAACATTTATCACGGTAACACAAAATTAAAAATAGCAAATCTCATGCCGGGAGAATATGTCTTGCAACTACAGAAAAACGAGAAGTCTTCAAAAAAATATTATATCACAGTCAAAAAAGGTTATGCTTTGCTGTATTACGTTGAATTTTAA